The sequence GGCGCCCTGGATGGGCAGGCTGTACCACTTCGCGCAGGGCGCGCGGGTGACGATGGGCATCACCGGTCACCAGCTGTCCGGGCTGCCCGCGGGAGTGCAGCGCCTGGTCTGGGGCCTCACGCGCGACCTGTTCCGCGAGCACCAGGCGGCCGTGCGGGCCGACTTCGACGCCTATGACGAGCGCGAGCTCATCTCGCTCGGCCCGAGGCCCGCCGACCAGCCCCCGATCCAGCGCTTCGCGTCCTCCGCAGAGGCCGAGCAGGCGAGCCCGGGAGACGTCCAGGTCTGAACGCTGCGCCGCATCATCCGTCCACGGGACGACACTTCCGCCCGCCGGCATGATCCACCTCCCACGAACCACTACGCTCGGTGGCAGGAGGCACAACGATGTACTACTACGGCGGCGACTACAACCCTGAGCAGTGGCCCGAGGAGATCTGGCACGACGACGTCGCGCGGATGCGCGAGGCGAACGTCACCATCGTCACCCTGGCGGTGTTCTCATGGAGCCGGATCCAGCCGGCCGAGGGCGAGTTCGACTTCGGCTGGCTCGACCGGATCATCGACCTGCTGCATGACAACGGGATCGGCGTCGACCTCGCGACCGCGACCGCGTCTCCGCCGCCGTGGATGCACGAGAAGTACCCCGAGATCCTGCCGGTCACGCGCGAGGGCGTCACGCTGAGCCCGGGCGGTCGCCAGCACTACGCCCCCTCGTCACCCGTCTACCGACGCCTCGCGGCCGAGCTCGTCACCGCAGTGGTCGAGCGGTACAAGGACCACCCCGCGGTCCAGATGTGGCACCTCAACAACGAGTACGCATGCCACGTGCACGCCGACTACTCGGACAACGCGCGCGACGCCTTCCGGGCCTGGCTCGAGGACCGCTACGGCACGGTCGAGGCGCTCAACGCCGCGTGGGGCACGAACTTCTGGTCGCAGCGCTACACGTCGTTCGACCAGGTGCTTCCTCCGAGGATCGCGCCCGCGTCGTCGAACCCTGGACAGATGCTCGACTTCCGCCGGTTCACGAACGACTCGCTGCTCGAGTGCGCGCTGATGGAGAAGGAGATCATCCGCTCCGCGGGCGCGACGCAGCCCATCACGACCAACTTCATGGGGCCGTGGCCCGCGGTCGACTACGCGAAGTGGGCTCCGCACCTCGACGTCGTCTCGGACGACGCCTATCCCGACCCCAACGACCCGGGATCGTTCCGCACTGCGGCCTTCGCGCGCGACCTCATGCGCTCGCTCAAGCCGGGAACGCCGTGGCTGCTCATGGAGCAGTCCTCCAACGCGCTCAACTGGCGCCCGTCGAACGCCCCCAAGGCGCCCGGCCAGATGGAGGCCCTCTCCGCGCAGTGCGTGGGTCGCGGGGCGGACGGCATCCTCTTCTTCCAGTGGCGGCAGTCGAAGGCTGGCTCCGAGAAGTTCCACTCCGCGATGCTCCCGCACGCCGGCACCGGCACGCGTACGTGGCGCGAGATCGTGCGGCTCGGCGGGATGCTCGACTCGCTGCCGACGTTCGAGCCCGGCTCCCCCGCGCAGGTGGCCCTGGTCTTCGACTGGGAGAACTGGTGGGCGCTCGACAACCCCGACCACCCGCAGAACCGCCTCGACTACCTCGAGGTCGTCACGCGCTGGCACGCGGCGCTGCAGCGCGCCCACATCCAGGTCGACATCGTCCCGCCCGAGAAGGTCGGCGGCGAGCACCGTCTCGCGATCGCGCCCGTGCTGTACCTCATGCGCGACGAGGGCGCCGCGGCGCTCAAGGCCTTCGTCGAGGGCGGCGGCACCCTGCTGACGGGCCCCTTCAGCGACATCGTCGACGGGCAGGACCACTTCCTGGCCGGGGGCTTCATCCAGCGCCTCGGGGCGATCCTCGGCATCACCCTCGAGGACTTCGGCGCTCTGGTACCGCGGGACGCGGACGAGCCTGGCGAGCGCGAGGCTCGCGTCGAGGGCGCGTTCGGCGACGCCGTCGGAGAGCTCTTCGCCGAGGAGATCTGGCTCGATGGCGCGGAGGCCGTCGCGACCTTCTCGTCCGGACGACGCACGGGCAACCCCGCGGTCACCCGCCACCAGGCGGGAGCGGGAACTGCCTGGTACGCCGCCACCGTGCTGGACGACGAGGGCTGCGATGCGCTCGTAAGCCACCTCGCGGCCGAGGCCGGCGTCGAGCCGGTGGTCGCCGGCGCTCCGGCAACGGTTGACGCCTCACGTCGCGGCGACGTGGTCACGCTCATCAACTTCGGCCAGGACGATGCGACGGTCGCGATCGGCGGCACGGACATCCTCAGCGGTGCCGAGGTGGACAAGGTGACACTCGCGCCGTTCGAGTTCGCGTTCGTGAAGGAGTTGGCGCAGTAGCCCGGACGTCCGGGCGTCGGGCGCGTGCGGCTGAGCCCCGCGAGTCTGCGCACCCGACCCGTCGGGCGCTCCGGTCGGCTACGCGTTGACCGAGCTGCGTTCCGGCACCGGCCCGCCGATGTGGTGCGCGCGACCCGCGAAGACCGCGGCCAGCAGCTGCGCGCAGCCGACCGCGGCGAGCCCGAGCACGACGGGCGTCCACGTCCCGACCCGGTCGAACACCACGCCCGCGAGCAGCGGCCCCACGGCGGCGACCGCGTAGCCGACGCCCTGCGCCATCCCGGACAGCCTCGCGGCGGTGTGCTCGGTGCGTGCCCGCTGTGCGACGAGCGTCATCGAGATCACGAAGGCCGCACCGGCGCTGGTGCCGACGATGAGGATCCACACGAGCGCCGACGCAGGGGCGAGGACCAGGCCGACGAGCCCGACGATCGCTCCGAGGCTCGCCGTCGCGGCGACCAGGCGCTGGTCCGCGCGGCCGCGCATGAACGCGGTCACTGCGAAGCCGGCGACGATGCCCACGGTCTGGAAGCCGAACTGGTGCCAGCCCGCGGTCACGGCGCTCGCGCCGTACGAGACGTCGATCGAGGGCAGCCACGTGACGAGCACGTAGAACAGCATCGACTGGCACGCCATGAACGCGGTCACCCACCAGGCGTCGGCTGACCGCCACAGCGGCGTGGGCGACGCGGTCGAGCCGTGGGGAGCAACGCCAGCATCGGTGACGGCCCCGGCGGCAGCTCCCGTACCGACGGCGTCGGGCGTGACCGGCTCCGTCTCAACCGGCTCCGTCTCAACGGTCTCCGTCGCGACCCGGTACGGCGCGGCCCGATAAGGCTCGGCTCCGTCGAGCCCGGACCCATCGGTCGCCGCGCCGTCCGGGTCCGCGCCTGCCTTGGACCTCCGGACACGCCCTCCGCCCTGCACGACCCGCGGCGCCCAGGCGGCCACAGCCAGCACGCCGAACAGCGCCCAGCACCCGATCCCGACGCGCCAGCCGTACGCGACCGTGATCGGGACGGCAAGGCCCGAGGCGATGGCGGCGAAGCCACCCAGCACCGTCGTGTAGGCACCGGTCATCAGCGGGATCTCCGCGGGAAAGTCGCGCTTCACGAGCGCGGGCACCAGCACGTTGCCCACGGCGATCGCGGCGCCGATCAGGAGCGTGCCCGCCCACAGCGCGCCGAGCCCGAGGGACAACGACCTGAGCACGGTCGCCGCGACGAGGACCACGAGGGCAAGCAGCACGACGCGCTCGGCCCCCCACCTGCGG comes from Demequina sp. NBRC 110054 and encodes:
- a CDS encoding beta-galactosidase; translated protein: MAGGTTMYYYGGDYNPEQWPEEIWHDDVARMREANVTIVTLAVFSWSRIQPAEGEFDFGWLDRIIDLLHDNGIGVDLATATASPPPWMHEKYPEILPVTREGVTLSPGGRQHYAPSSPVYRRLAAELVTAVVERYKDHPAVQMWHLNNEYACHVHADYSDNARDAFRAWLEDRYGTVEALNAAWGTNFWSQRYTSFDQVLPPRIAPASSNPGQMLDFRRFTNDSLLECALMEKEIIRSAGATQPITTNFMGPWPAVDYAKWAPHLDVVSDDAYPDPNDPGSFRTAAFARDLMRSLKPGTPWLLMEQSSNALNWRPSNAPKAPGQMEALSAQCVGRGADGILFFQWRQSKAGSEKFHSAMLPHAGTGTRTWREIVRLGGMLDSLPTFEPGSPAQVALVFDWENWWALDNPDHPQNRLDYLEVVTRWHAALQRAHIQVDIVPPEKVGGEHRLAIAPVLYLMRDEGAAALKAFVEGGGTLLTGPFSDIVDGQDHFLAGGFIQRLGAILGITLEDFGALVPRDADEPGEREARVEGAFGDAVGELFAEEIWLDGAEAVATFSSGRRTGNPAVTRHQAGAGTAWYAATVLDDEGCDALVSHLAAEAGVEPVVAGAPATVDASRRGDVVTLINFGQDDATVAIGGTDILSGAEVDKVTLAPFEFAFVKELAQ
- a CDS encoding MFS transporter, translating into MRNDARRGWRLNPVYLVASVLLIASTLRAPITSVGPVIDRIGEATGLGSSALGLLGTLPLVSFAVVSPFVSRLARRWGAERVVLLALVVLVAATVLRSLSLGLGALWAGTLLIGAAIAVGNVLVPALVKRDFPAEIPLMTGAYTTVLGGFAAIASGLAVPITVAYGWRVGIGCWALFGVLAVAAWAPRVVQGGGRVRRSKAGADPDGAATDGSGLDGAEPYRAAPYRVATETVETEPVETEPVTPDAVGTGAAAGAVTDAGVAPHGSTASPTPLWRSADAWWVTAFMACQSMLFYVLVTWLPSIDVSYGASAVTAGWHQFGFQTVGIVAGFAVTAFMRGRADQRLVAATASLGAIVGLVGLVLAPASALVWILIVGTSAGAAFVISMTLVAQRARTEHTAARLSGMAQGVGYAVAAVGPLLAGVVFDRVGTWTPVVLGLAAVGCAQLLAAVFAGRAHHIGGPVPERSSVNA